The sequence below is a genomic window from Sebastes fasciatus isolate fSebFas1 chromosome 18, fSebFas1.pri, whole genome shotgun sequence.
GACGCTCCGTTCCCCAGCAGCATGATGACCGCCTCCGGCCGCAGCAGCTCGCAGGCGAGGTGCAACGCGGTTCTTCCGTCTTCCTCCGTGAGGAAACACCTTGAGGAGGTGTTTGGTATGCGGTGAGTCTCCTGTAAGATGAGACCGAGAATGTAGCGCCGGTCGTAGCGGACTGCCATGGCGAGGTGCGGCGccgcggaggaggaggaggaggaggccggcCGGCAGCAGAAGCGCTCCCCGGGCTTCGCTAGCGCCTCGTCGGCGTACCTTTTGAGCAGGTACTGGGCGTACGCCTGGTGGTCGTGGACTACCGCGTAGAGCAACGCCTCCGACGGGGTGTAAGTCCTCTGACTGGCGTCCTCTTCCTGGTAGAAAGCCTCCATGGTCCTTATGTCCTCCAGCATCCAGACCGGCTTCAGGTCCCGCACGGCCCGGTAGAAGAGCAGCGAGAAGGACCGGCAGTGCTTCCCGCTGCTCTGAGCCGCCGAGCTGACGGCTAGAGACGCCATGGTGACAGCCGGGAAACTTCTGTCCTCAGCGGGGTTAAACAGCGTCCTTCATCGCTCTGGAGACATTAGTTCAAGAGCTGTGGAGTTACAGGACATATTGTGTTTACTTACAACACAACGAGTAAGACGAGGCTACAGATAAAGTAgtttataaactataaactataaactataaactacaGAGCGTCATAGCTGGTCGTGTTGACAGAATGTtgacaggcagcagcagcagcggaatTCTTCTCGCTGCAGTACTGAGCTACTGCGCATGCGCATAATAGCATACGTCAGAAGAGTCTTGGAAACTTTATTGACAATTTAACAAAGATTGAGATTATTACTTACTGTCAACAATCCCAGTTTTTCGGCAGATgagatttacataattaatttgattattatcCTAGCAAAATATTTTACACGTAAAATGATAAAAGAATatcttccttttttatttttaaagatactgattttaaaacataaaattgaTTAAAACGGTTTAATTGTTCAGACATTTCAAATGTATTCCAATTGTTTGGCAGACCccgaatgttttttgtttgtttgtttgtttgtttgtttgtttattttgttttgtttttattcatcttttcctttccttacagtttatttgttgtataatttagaatttatttttatactgtaaaatattttttacacaACGAGAAAAGAAGAGGCTACAGCTAAAGTAGTTTATAAACTATAGACTGTCATTGCTGGACGCTGTTGACAGCTAGCAGCAGCGGAATTCTTCTCGCTGCAGTACTGAGCTAATGCTCATAATATCATATGTCAGAAGAGTCTTGGAAACTTTATTGACAATTTAACAAATATTGAGATTATTACTGACTGTCAACAATCCCATTTTTTTGGCAGATGAGAtatacataattaatttgattatcaTCCTAGCAAaatattttacacataaaatattatggcttaaaagaataccTTCCTAAATGCAAATTTGCTAGAGTTAAAcctcattttaattatttatatattatttatttaagataGAAATGGAACTGTATATTAAGACTTTATcctctgcaaaaaaacaaaaaggctacTAAAACGATGAGTTTGTGctcccattttaatgtttttacttaagttactatttttctatttaaactaacccctggcatgttttgtgttttatgttatttttttatttatttctttatttctttctttctttatttctctatttatttaatgtttgtttttattcatccctttatttcctttatatgCATTGTTTATCTATGTATTGATGTCATTGctctttgtattgtttacaattctaaaataaaatctattgaaaaaaacaaaaacaaaaagagaactGTGAACCGGAAAATGTCAGTACATTTTGAGAAAGCTGTTTAATTTAGATAGCTGGGTCACTCCAGAATGGAGGACAATTTAGGCATCAATACTTTTGAAAAAGTGAAGATttaatttaccattttctgTTATGTATTTAAGAAAAACAGCTAATAAACCATCAAATAATTTGATTTGTCCAGCTCAGACATCAAAGGTAAACCTTTCatgagatgtttttttaattgtgtgcTATGCTTGGCACAACCCTGTTATCAATACTCCTGAAAAAGAaaagtatattttaaattaatgttGTTTATTAAATCCTTTACCATCAAGTAAAAAAGTCACATTGAATtctcatttaatttaaaattagaCTTGACTTATATCAATTTAAGCAGCATTTGAAATTCATCCTACCCAACTTTTCAATAGTcacgttttttttgtgttttttttactaatttcagtatttattttcaaatatttgCTCAAATACATTATGCACATAATAATTCAAACTAATAAACTCACAATATTTTAAACcctcatgaactgaaaaaatCATTTAAgattatttcaataaaaaagatATGGTAACAGGGTTGAATAGATGCGTTACTTTTTGATTGTAGATCATGACATATATTTGACTAATAAATACTCAGGACCACAGGAATGTAGTTTGATAATAGTTTATATATCTTTCATTCTAAAGCTTGCTTGGTTTTGCCTCGACTGTTTTCAAAAttgcaaactttctcattttacagctaaacagcacaggTTCAAAACAGGCATTTAACAGGCCATTCACCTGTTAGAGCCACAAGATGGAGACATTACAACAGGAAACAATACTAACCAAAGACTAAACTAGCCACACAAACATATACATAACATCAGGattagtaaaaacaaaaagacctCATTATGATCAAGTGTAATAACCCTGAACTcctcaaaaacaactttttctctATCACATTATTATTCATACTTTTTTCATGTGTCACATGATATACCACGGTATGTTAAATATACCATGATGCACCATGGTACTGTAAAAAATACCATGGTATTCATAATATACCTACTACTGTAGAATGTACAAtggtatataaaaaataataattgacaGGCAAATGAGGcaaataaaatatacagtacCTCACAATTCCtggccttttcttccatggactGGGTAAAGTAATTGGGCCTACCTTAGCACAGCATTAGCACAGCCGCAGCATATGGCTAAGCAAGACTGTTTAACTTTAACTTCTGTCAATGTACATGTACTGATTTGATTTAATGCTATTCATtggttttaaaaacaaacatacacatttGAAGAGAATCTCAATCCCCACACCACACATCCCTTTGTTCTGATGGAACACATGTGTCCATTCCAAACCAATTCAcagggagtggaagtgggttacataaccctccaacagcgagtctgcatcgatgccgacttAACCAGCTGCCTTTACTACTGACGATGTGCAACACCGCTTTGTGTTCGTCGTGGAACAAGATCCAATGTCAGTTCCGTGtgactaccggtacaaacatCAGCTGATTATGacctgacctgcaacgaatcctggttgaggaatggaacgccatcccacagcaacgtgtgaccaggtttgtgaccagcatgaggaggaggtgcca
It includes:
- the LOC141756191 gene encoding ankyrin repeat domain-containing protein 9; this translates as MASLAVSSAAQSSGKHCRSFSLLFYRAVRDLKPVWMLEDIRTMEAFYQEEDASQRTYTPSEALLYAVVHDHQAYAQYLLKRYADEALAKPGERFCCRPASSSSSSAAPHLAMAVRYDRRYILGLILQETHRIPNTSSRCFLTEEDGRTALHLACELLRPEAVIMLLGNGASPHALDGDGLTPLDVLLEKLRDCKEAGGGSRRRQCLDNLLMFTPIKVHFKMKGALSTEPERWSEVLGEETYKYLAERRPAPLVLTAMQTILRQLSPATFPDSLHELPIPSSLKPAGLLPVLSTMKTPLF